GCCACAGTCTTGCGATTCAGGGTGATCCGGTAACGCTCGGTAAGTTCTGCGGTGATCCGGGGAGCACCATAAACCTCATCGGAGTCTTTCCAGATCTGATGAATCTTGCGGTCAACGTCATCGTAAAATGTTGCACGATTATCTTTTCCGGATAGTCGTTTCTGCTGCGTATCAGCCCATTTGTAGTATCCAGACCGAGACACTTTTAATAGCCGTGCCATGCGTTTGATGCTGTAGTTTGCCTTCTCCTGCTGCATCAATTCGAACTTTTCTGCTCGCGTTGCTTCGCGGCGAAGAAGGCTGTCGCTTTTGACAAAAACTCATTATCCATCTTGGCTTCCGCCAACTCACGGCGCAGACGAGCATTCTCAGCACGAAGATCCGCCTCACTCATCCCATCCGAGGCCCCTCGGCGTTCACGCTCGAGTTTGACCCACCGGCCTAAAAGCCCGGCGGAGACGCCAATCTCCTTAGCCACATGAGCGATCGGGCGCTCTGACTCGATTACCAAGTTCGCGGCTTCACGCCGGTACTCCGGCGTGTACTTCTTGCGCTGTTGACTCACAATGAACATCCTCTCCTACGGACACAGGATCCGTACAAATAGGGTGTCCACTAAACGAGGGTAACCTCACGCGACTCATGACATTTGTGCCCCAGAGTGTGTCTGGTTCCATGACATCGTTCCGCATGTCTTATGAGATCGTTCCGGTTTGTCCTGCGGGAATGTCTCGTTACATCGATCCGGCAGCACGATTTTGGGCGGGAGTGCCCCGCGGGGGTGAACCGGCATGTCTCGAGACATAGTTCCGCCATGCTGAATAAGTGGAGAACAACTCGAAACCCGCCCCTAAAATCATCATTGAAACAATGCTTGCTACCGGCATGACTCAAGCTGAAACAGCCGAACACTTCAACATCAGCACCAGATGGATCCGAACCCTTCAGCGCCGCTATCACAACGGCGGAATAGAGGCCTTAGAACCCCGGTCCAAGCGCCCACACACCAATCCCCGAGCCCTAGCCCCCACGGTGGTTGACCGAATTCTAAAGCTACGACAAGAACTCATAGAGCAAGGCACAAACGCAGGAGCACATACTATTGCGTGGCACTTGCAACGCGACGGCATCAATCCTGCCCCTGCACCATCAACCATTCACCGAGTACTGGCCAACAACGGACACATCACCCCACAACCGCAAAAGCGTCCCCGCAGCTCATGGAGACGGTTTCAAGCAGACCAGCCCAACGAAACCTGGCAAATGGACTACAGCGACTGGACAATAACTGGCCATAGAAAAGTCGCTATCTTAACCATCCTCGATGACCACTCAAGGTTCATCATTTCCTGCCACGCCTACACACACGCCACAGTAGAAAATGTCTTAGAAAGCTTCATCCACGCAGGAAAACGTCACGGATATCCACAATCAACCCTCACCGACAACGGTAGAGCCTTCACCACCAACTGTGACCGCACTAAACCCACCCGCAACGGCTTCGAACAACTCCTAGTAGACCTAGCAATTATCCAAAAGAACGGAAAGCCATACCATCCCCAAACCCAGGGAAAAGTAGAGCGCTTCCATCACACACTTAAAGTAGCCCTTGCAAACAAAGCCACAGCTAAAAGCATCGAAGAACTCAATGAACAGTTAACCGAAATCATCGAATACTACAACTACAAACGCCCACACAGAGCGCTACACCGCTACACCCCAGCCGAAGCCTACAACGCACTGCCTAAAGCTAGACCCGCATCCATCAAACACACACATGAATTTCGCTTACGCACAGACAAAGTAGGCAAAAACGGCAAAACTACACTGCGGTGGCGCGGAAAACTACGCCGCCTATACATCGGGCGCCGATGGACAGGAAAACCCATCACCATGACATGCAAAGATGAACACGTCACCATCAAAATAGCTGCAACCGGGGAACAAATAGCCGCCTACACGATGGAAGCCGACAAGGTCTACTACAACCAAAAAGACAACGAAATCACCGCCACCCGGGGCACAACAAAAACGAAAAATCTCGAGACACCATAGGAACGATGTCTCGAGACTTCACATTGTGCCCCAGAGTGTGTCTGGTTCGGAGACATCGTTCCGCATGTCTTATGAGATAGTTCCGGTCTAACCAGCACTAATGTCTCATTACATCGATCCGGTAGAAAACTCTGAAGTTAAATTTGCCCGGCCGCGACAAAAAGTGATGTCTCGAGACATCGATCCTCCATGCTTTAAAAATGGAGCAGAAATCAAAACCAAGCCCAAAAATCATCATCGAAACCATGCTTGCTACCGGCATGACTCAAGCCGAAGCAGCTGACCATTTCGGCGTCAGCACCAGATGGATCCGAACACTTCAAGCCCGCTACCGAGAAGGCGGAATCAACCGCCTAGAACCACGCTCTAAACGCCCGCGCACTAATCCCCGAGCGCTCAACCCCAGCACTGTCGACCGCATACTTAAACTGCGCCAGGACCTCACAGAACGCGGCACTAACGCCGGAGCCCATACAATTCGCTGGCACTTGCAGCAAGAGGGAATCGACCCACCACCAGCACCATCCACAATCCACCGAGTGCTCGCAAACAACGGTCACGTCATCGCCCAACCACAAAAGCGTCCTCGCAGCTCATGGATACGATTTCAAGCAGATCAACCCAACGAAACATGGCAAATGGACTACAGTGACTGGACCATCGCAGGTCACAAGCGAGTAGCTATCCTCACCATCTTGGACGACCATTCCCGGTTCATCATCTCCTGCTGTGCCTACAACAATGCCACCGTGGGAAACGTCATAGAAAGCTTCATTAATGCAGGCCAGACACACGGCTACCCCCAGTCCACCCTCACCGACAACGGCCGAGCATTCACAACCAGCACAGACCGGACAAACCCCGCGCGAAACGGATTCGAGCAACTGCTCATAGACCTAGGAATCAAGCAGAAAAACGGTAAACCCTACCACCCCCAGACACAAGGAAAAGTTGAACGCTTCCACTACACCCTTAAACTAGCCCTAGCAAGCAAAATACCAGCTCAAAGTCTCGATGAACTCAACTCTCAGCTAAAAGAAATCATCGAATACTACAACCACAAACGCCCCCATAGAGCCCTAAACAGAACCACCCCCGC
The nucleotide sequence above comes from Corynebacterium tuberculostearicum. Encoded proteins:
- a CDS encoding IS481 family transposase — translated: MEQKSKPSPKIIIETMLATGMTQAEAADHFGVSTRWIRTLQARYREGGINRLEPRSKRPRTNPRALNPSTVDRILKLRQDLTERGTNAGAHTIRWHLQQEGIDPPPAPSTIHRVLANNGHVIAQPQKRPRSSWIRFQADQPNETWQMDYSDWTIAGHKRVAILTILDDHSRFIISCCAYNNATVGNVIESFINAGQTHGYPQSTLTDNGRAFTTSTDRTNPARNGFEQLLIDLGIKQKNGKPYHPQTQGKVERFHYTLKLALASKIPAQSLDELNSQLKEIIEYYNHKRPHRALNRTTPAEAYTALPKALPADIKPDHDYRLRTDKVGTNGKTTLRWGGKLRRLYIGRRWGGEPITMVCIDNRVSIKITTTGAQIAAYTLAEEKIYYNKKDNELDPQQGN
- a CDS encoding IS481 family transposase — protein: MLATGMTQAETAEHFNISTRWIRTLQRRYHNGGIEALEPRSKRPHTNPRALAPTVVDRILKLRQELIEQGTNAGAHTIAWHLQRDGINPAPAPSTIHRVLANNGHITPQPQKRPRSSWRRFQADQPNETWQMDYSDWTITGHRKVAILTILDDHSRFIISCHAYTHATVENVLESFIHAGKRHGYPQSTLTDNGRAFTTNCDRTKPTRNGFEQLLVDLAIIQKNGKPYHPQTQGKVERFHHTLKVALANKATAKSIEELNEQLTEIIEYYNYKRPHRALHRYTPAEAYNALPKARPASIKHTHEFRLRTDKVGKNGKTTLRWRGKLRRLYIGRRWTGKPITMTCKDEHVTIKIAATGEQIAAYTMEADKVYYNQKDNEITATRGTTKTKNLETP